A window of Rhododendron vialii isolate Sample 1 chromosome 13a, ASM3025357v1 contains these coding sequences:
- the LOC131313961 gene encoding uncharacterized protein LOC131313961 — protein MRLSGGGRLKDVLSSICNRWKNLSVGRFFVSYAYEDGFCALQNKSDFENMLFLLSNCDRINAKVDENEHSSRLIVGSTIDEMDDVDEVVDDEVEYVDRMDPAEKYCKHTETGYLTEAWANLIQGVGQEFPKGVKEFRAVLAKYAIENGFMYRFVKNDLLRVTAVCVITGCEWKVHAILNRTNGVFHIKKCHNEHNCGSTYRTNEHKRVSSCLVANEIAGIVEKKPKTSPIDMHDWFTDKYGLDLCYHNAWLGVEKARGELYGDYEGSFDRLRWYVEAARATNPGSVLRLESDPVTKEFSRLFVSFDACIKGFNYCRPFLCLDATHLKGRFKGTLLAATGKDANQCLFPIAYAICDAENDANWTWFLGLLRSTLSTRPVTCNTDRNAGLVNNIPVMFPGCHHAYCLYHLQFNLKDHFPSRFRKGFWNRLVELFNICAYASSVSVYKAAEEDFYQFGGDKARTFTTSVPKEHWSNAYFKGQRYGEMSSSAVESFNNWILKAQEMPVFYLVDELRRKIMKQMADRRVKSMK, from the exons ATGAGGTTATCGGGTGGTGGTAGGTTGAAGGATGTCTTAAGCAGCATTTGTAATAGGTGGAAGAATCTGTCGGTAGGGAGGTTTTTTGTTTCATATGCTTATGAGGATGGTTTTTGTGCTCTTCAGAATAAATCTGATTTTGAGAACATGCTTTTCTTGCTTAGTAATTGTGATCGCATAAATGCAAAGGTTGACGAGAATGAACATAGTAGCCGGTTAATTGTTGGTAGTACTATTGATGAAATGGATGATGTTGATGAAGTTGTTGATGATGAGGTAGAATATGTGGATAGAATGGACCCCGCGGAAAAGTATTGTAAACATACGGAGACTGGGTATTTGACTGAAGCTTGGGCTAATTTGATACAGGGTGTCGGACAAGAGTTTCCCAAAGGTGTGAAGGAGTTCAGGGCTGTGTTGGCTAAATACGCGATTGAGAATGGCTTCATGTATCGTTTCGTGAAAAATGATTTACTTAGGGTTACGGCTGTTTGTGTTATTACAGGGTGTGAATGGAAGGTGCATGCTATTTTAAATAGGACCAATGGTGTATTTCATATTAAAAAGTGTCATAATGAGCATAATTGTGGGTCAACATACCGAACCAATGAGCATAAGCGTGTGTCATCCTGTCTGGTTGCGAATGAGATAGCTGGGATTGTTGAGAAAAAACCCAAGACTTCTCCAATCGACATGCACGATTGGTTTACGgacaagtatggtcttgatttGTGCTATCATAATGCTTGGTTAGGTGTGGAGAAGGCAAGGGGGGAATTGTATGGAGATTATGAAGGTTCATTCGATAGGCTTCGGTGGTACGTTGAAGCTGCAAGGGCTACGAATCCGGGGAGCGTATTGAGGCTAGAATCTGATCCTGTAACCAAAGAGTTTTCACGGCTATTTGTGTCGTTTGATGCTTGTATCAAGGGTTTCAATTACTGTCGGCCTTTTCTGTGTCTTGATGCCACCCATTTGAAAGGTCGATTCAAAGGAACACTCCTTGCCGCAACAGGGAAAGATGCAAATCAAT GTTTATTCCCTATAGcttatgcaatttgtgacgctGAAAATGATGCTAATTGGACTTGGTTTCTTGGCCTTTTGAGGAGTACATTGTCCACTCGTCCTGTTACCTGTAATACTGATCGTAACGCAGGTCTTGTCAACAACATTCCTGTTATGTTTCCCGGTTGTCATCATGCATACTGTCTTTATCACTTACAGTTTAACTTGAAGGATCACTTTCCTAGTCGGTTTAGGAAAGGTTTTTGGAACAGGCTCGTAGAATTGTTCAACATATGTGCATATGCTTCATCGGTGTCGGTTTACAAAGCTGCGGAGGAAGATTTTTACCAATTTGGTGGGGATAAAGCTAGGACCTTTACTACGAGTGTCCCTAAAGAGCATTGGAGTAATGCGTATTTTAAAGGTCAACGGTACGGTGAGATGAGCTCTAGTGCTGTGGAGTCGTTTAACAATTGGATTCTTAAAGCTCAGGAAATGCCTGTTTTTTATTTAGTTGATGAACTTCGTCGCAAAATTATGAAGCAAATGGCAGATAGGAGAGTAAAGTCGATGAAATGA
- the LOC131312831 gene encoding eukaryotic translation initiation factor 3 subunit D-like: MVGFNVGSVAFNSDGWGPPESSPSSPPLSLPNHPSHVPFAPFSRSDKLGRIADWTRSNYNHPSNRNPNNHRNNNPSDSAFDFTGDDSFGLNNPDDDSSFRLVDGKPPPRPRFGPKWRFNPHYHHRNQNQLPQRRDEEVEAKKREAEKERARRDRHYHQNHRSGGAHHHQRREAASLKSSVDIQPEWNMLDQIPFSTFSKLSFSVPDPEDLLLCGALEFYDRSYDRVAPKNSRPLERFKNRNFFKVTTTDDPVIRRLANEDKATVFATDSILSTLMCAPRSVYSWDIVIQRVGNKLFFDKRDGSQLDLLSVHETSQEPLPESKEDINSAYSLSVEAAYINQNFSQQVLIRDGNKVEFEEGNPFANEGEEVASVAYRYRRWKLDNDMYLVARCEVQSVVEVNNQRSFVTLNALNEFDSKYSGVDWRQKLETQRGAVLATELKNNANKLAKWTSQALLASADMMKLGYVSRVHPRDHFNHVILAVVGYKPRDFAAQINLNTSNMWGIVKSIVDLCMKLNEGKYVLVKDPSKPQVRIYEVPADAFENDYMEEPLPEEEQVQPPAEDAEGGEEIAAAMDVEEKEITAEA, from the coding sequence ATGGTGGGTTTCAACGTTGGCTCCGTCGCCTTCAACTCCGACGGGTGGGGCCCACCCGAatcctccccctcctcccctcctctctctctccccaaccaCCCCTCCCACGTCCCCTTTGCCCCCTTCTCCCGCTCCGACAAACTCGGCCGCATCGCCGACTGGACCCGCTCCAACTACAACCACCCCAGCAACCGAAACCCTAACAACCACCGCAACAACAACCCCTCCGATTCTGCCTTCGACTTCACAGGCGACGACTCGTTCGGCCTCAACAACCCCGACGACGACTCCTCCTTCCGCCTCGTCGACGGCAAGCCCCCTCCCCGCCCCCGCTTCGGCCCCAAATGGCGCTTCAACCCCCACTACCACCACCGCAACCAAAACCAGCTCCCCCAGCGCCGCGACGAGGAAGTCGAGGCTAAAAAGCGCGAGGCCGAAAAAGAACGTGCCCGCCGCGACCGCCACTACCACCAGAACCACCGCTCCGGCGGCGCCCACCACCACCAGCGCCGCGAGGCAGCCTCGCTGAAATCCTCCGTCGACATCCAGCCGGAGTGGAACATGCTCGACCAGATCCCCTTCTCCACCTTCTCCAAGCTCTCCTTCTCCGTCCCAGACCCCGAGGACCTACTCCTCTGCGGCGCCCTAGAGTTCTATGACCGCTCCTACGACCGCGTCGCACCCAAGAACTCCCGCCCCCTAGAGCGCTTCAAAAACCGAAACTTCTTCAAGGTCACCACCACCGACGATCCAGTCATCCGTCGCCTCGCCAACGAGGATAAAGCCACCGTTTTCGCCACCGACTCGATTTTATCAACCCTCATGTGCGCTCCCAGGTCTGTTTACTCATGGGATATTGTTATTCAGCGTGTTGGTAATAAGCTATTCTTCGATAAACGCGATGGGTCCCAGCTGGACTTGCTTTCCGTCCACGAGACCTCCCAGGAGCCCTTGCCCGAGTCAAAGGAGGATATTAACTCGGCATACTCGTTATCTGTCGAGGCGGCTTATATAAACCAGAATTTCTCCCAGCAGGTTCTGATTAGGGATGGGAATAAGGTGGAGTTTGAAGAAGGAAACCCGTTTGCTAACGAGGGGGAGGAGGTGGCGTCAGTGGCGTATAGGTACAGGAGGTGGAAGCTGGATAATGATATGTATTTGGTGGCGAGGTGTGAGGTGCAGAGTGTGGTGGAGGTGAATAACCAGAGGAGTTTTGTTACGCTGAATGCATTGAACGAGTTCGATTCGAAGTATTCGGGGGTGGATTGGAGGCAGAAGTTGGAGACGCAGAGGGGAGCTGTTTTGGCTACTGAGTTGAAGAACAATGCGAACAAGTTGGCGAAGTGGACTTCACAGGCGCTTTTGGCTAGCGCGGATATGATGAAGTTGGGGTATGTTTCGAGGGTGCATCCACGGGATCATTTTAACCATGTGATATTGGCTGTGGTGGGGTATAAGCCGAGGGATTTCGCGGCGCAGATTAATTTGAATACGTCGAACATGTGGGGGATTGTGAAGTCGATTGTGGACTTGTGTATGAAGTTGAATGAGGGGAAGTACGTGCTTGTGAAGGATCCGTCGAAGCCCCAAGTGAGAATTTACGAGGTTCCAGCGGATGCGTTTGAGAATGATTATATGGAGGAGCCTCTGCCGGAGGAAGAACAGGTGCAGCCGCCTGCGGAGGATGCGGAAGGTGGGGAGGAAATTGCAGCTGCAATGGATGTCGAGGAGAAAGAGATCACCGCTGAGGCTTGA
- the LOC131314478 gene encoding BTB/POZ domain-containing protein At5g47800 isoform X4, producing the protein MKFMKLGTRPDTFYTEEAARTVVSDVSSDLIIKINNITYHLHKHQLLPKCGLLQRICSDSEDSNSVTLELHDIPGVEKGNLVLKLEAFFNSCILEGWKDVVVALQSTGKLPEWSENLGITRRCIDSVIEKILTPPTKVTWSYTYTRPGYSRKQHQLAPKDWWTEDVSDLDIDLFRCIITAVRSANILSPQLIGEALHVYASRWLPNTSKSQPPESSASQTEDVEKKQRILETIANMIPGDRESVSVGFLLRLLSIANFLGASPVTKGELIRRSCVQLEEATMTDLLFPSHSSSGGHFYDVDLVGGVLQSFLVQQRRQHTGEEGGQSLRLIRKVGKLIDSYLQVIARDVNLPVSKVVTLAQALPEIARPDHDDLYKTINIYLKAHPDLAKPEKKQLCSILDCQKLSPEVRAHAVRNERLPLRTVVQVLFFEQERGSGSTSRKPPPVTGDQENLSKSKVSPDEKSHETQEGTTRTRMPNVTERSRSRATNSEVKLIGEPEQNLSRKELEQREKGRMTIGEEGISGSKFEFPSSSNKVMAQRRTNSKGRSSR; encoded by the exons ATGAAGTTTATGAAACTTGGGACGAGGCCAGACACGTTCTATACAGAAGAGGCTGCTAG GACAGTGGTTTCAGATGTTTCCAGTGATCTCATCATAAAAATCAACAATATCACTTACCATCTCCATAAG CACCAACTTCTTCCAAAATGCGGCCTCTTACAAAGAATTTGCTCAGATTCTGAAGATTCCAACAGTGTTACTCTGGAGCTTCATGATATTCCTGGAG TTGAGAAAGGAAATCTTGTGCTAAAACTCGAGGCCTTCTTCAATTCGTGCATTCTAGAAGGTTGGAAAGACGTCGTTGTTGCCCTGCAAAGTACTGGGAAGTTACCCGAGTGGTCAGAAAATCTTGGCATCACAAGGAGGTGCATCGACTCGGTCATTGAAAAAATACTCACACCACCAACAAAG GTGACATGGTCCTACACGTACACTAGACCGGGGTATTCTAGAAAACAGCACCAACTTGCGCCGAAGGATTGGTGGACAGAAGACGTATCTGATCTTGACATAGACTTGTTCCGATGCATTATTACTGCCGTTAGATCAGCAAACATTCTGTCACCACAGCTAATTGGTGAAGCATTGCATGTGTATGCCAGCCGGTGGCTACCAAACACTTCAAAGAGTCAGCCTCCAGAGAGTTCAGCTTCTCAAACTGAAGATGTGGAAAAGAAACAGCGAATCCTCGAGACCATTGCAAACATGATTCCGGGAGATAGGGAATCAGTTTCTGTTGGATTCTTGCTGAGGCTACTTAGCATAGCGAATTTTTTGGGGGCGTCTCCAGTAACGAAGGGAGAACTTATTAGGCGATCTTGTGTGCAGCTTGAGGAGGCAACAATGACTGACCTTTTATTTCCTTCACACTCTTCTTCCGGCGGGCATTTTTATGATGTTGACTTGGTTGGAGGAGTGTTGCAAAGTTTTCTGGTGCAACAGAGAAGGCAACATACTGGAGAAGAGGGCGGCCAATCCTTGAGGTTGATTCGGAAGGTTGGAAAGCTCATTGACTCGTATCTTCAAGTCATCGCAAGAGATGTCAATTTGCCAGTATCTAAAGTGGTGACTCTGGCACAAGCTTTGCCGGAAATCGCTCGGCCTGACCATGATGACCTTtacaaaacaattaacattTACCTAAAG GCGCATCCTGATTTGGCAAAGCCAGAGAAAAAGCAGCTCTGTAGCATTCTAGATTGCCAAAAGCTATCCCCAGAAGTACGTGCCCACGCAGTGAGGAACGAGCGGCTACCCTTGAGAACAGTGGTTCAAGTCCTCTTCTTCGAACAAGAAAGAGGCAGTGGATCAACAAGTCGTAAACCTCCACCAGTTACTGGAGATCAGGAAAATCTAAGCAAGTCGAAAGTGAGCCCAGATGAAAAGTCCCATGAAACGCAGGAGGGCACTACAAGAACTAGAATGCCTAACGTGACCGAGAGAAGTCGTAGTAGGGCAACCAACTCGGAAGTAAAGCTGATAGGGGAGCCTGAACAAAATTTGAGCAGAAAAGAATTagaacaaagagagaagggaAGAATGACTATTGGTGAAGAAGGGATTTCTGGAAGTAAGTTTGAGTTCCCTAGTAGTAGTAACAAGGTCATGGCACAAAGGAGAACTAACAGCAAAGGTAGATCCTCCAGATAG
- the LOC131314478 gene encoding BTB/POZ domain-containing protein At5g47800 isoform X3, whose protein sequence is MKFMKLGTRPDTFYTEEAARTVVSDVSSDLIIKINNITYHLHKLQHQLLPKCGLLQRICSDSEDSNSVTLELHDIPGVEKGNLVLKLEAFFNSCILEGWKDVVVALQSTGKLPEWSENLGITRRCIDSVIEKILTPPTKVTWSYTYTRPGYSRKQHQLAPKDWWTEDVSDLDIDLFRCIITAVRSANILSPQLIGEALHVYASRWLPNTSKSQPPESSASQTEDVEKKQRILETIANMIPGDRESVSVGFLLRLLSIANFLGASPVTKGELIRRSCVQLEEATMTDLLFPSHSSSGGHFYDVDLVGGVLQSFLVQQRRQHTGEEGGQSLRLIRKVGKLIDSYLQVIARDVNLPVSKVVTLAQALPEIARPDHDDLYKTINIYLKAHPDLAKPEKKQLCSILDCQKLSPEVRAHAVRNERLPLRTVVQVLFFEQERGSGSTSRKPPPVTGDQENLSKSKVSPDEKSHETQEGTTRTRMPNVTERSRSRATNSEVKLIGEPEQNLSRKELEQREKGRMTIGEEGISGSKFEFPSSSNKVMAQRRTNSKGRSSR, encoded by the exons ATGAAGTTTATGAAACTTGGGACGAGGCCAGACACGTTCTATACAGAAGAGGCTGCTAG GACAGTGGTTTCAGATGTTTCCAGTGATCTCATCATAAAAATCAACAATATCACTTACCATCTCCATAAG TTGCAGCACCAACTTCTTCCAAAATGCGGCCTCTTACAAAGAATTTGCTCAGATTCTGAAGATTCCAACAGTGTTACTCTGGAGCTTCATGATATTCCTGGAG TTGAGAAAGGAAATCTTGTGCTAAAACTCGAGGCCTTCTTCAATTCGTGCATTCTAGAAGGTTGGAAAGACGTCGTTGTTGCCCTGCAAAGTACTGGGAAGTTACCCGAGTGGTCAGAAAATCTTGGCATCACAAGGAGGTGCATCGACTCGGTCATTGAAAAAATACTCACACCACCAACAAAG GTGACATGGTCCTACACGTACACTAGACCGGGGTATTCTAGAAAACAGCACCAACTTGCGCCGAAGGATTGGTGGACAGAAGACGTATCTGATCTTGACATAGACTTGTTCCGATGCATTATTACTGCCGTTAGATCAGCAAACATTCTGTCACCACAGCTAATTGGTGAAGCATTGCATGTGTATGCCAGCCGGTGGCTACCAAACACTTCAAAGAGTCAGCCTCCAGAGAGTTCAGCTTCTCAAACTGAAGATGTGGAAAAGAAACAGCGAATCCTCGAGACCATTGCAAACATGATTCCGGGAGATAGGGAATCAGTTTCTGTTGGATTCTTGCTGAGGCTACTTAGCATAGCGAATTTTTTGGGGGCGTCTCCAGTAACGAAGGGAGAACTTATTAGGCGATCTTGTGTGCAGCTTGAGGAGGCAACAATGACTGACCTTTTATTTCCTTCACACTCTTCTTCCGGCGGGCATTTTTATGATGTTGACTTGGTTGGAGGAGTGTTGCAAAGTTTTCTGGTGCAACAGAGAAGGCAACATACTGGAGAAGAGGGCGGCCAATCCTTGAGGTTGATTCGGAAGGTTGGAAAGCTCATTGACTCGTATCTTCAAGTCATCGCAAGAGATGTCAATTTGCCAGTATCTAAAGTGGTGACTCTGGCACAAGCTTTGCCGGAAATCGCTCGGCCTGACCATGATGACCTTtacaaaacaattaacattTACCTAAAG GCGCATCCTGATTTGGCAAAGCCAGAGAAAAAGCAGCTCTGTAGCATTCTAGATTGCCAAAAGCTATCCCCAGAAGTACGTGCCCACGCAGTGAGGAACGAGCGGCTACCCTTGAGAACAGTGGTTCAAGTCCTCTTCTTCGAACAAGAAAGAGGCAGTGGATCAACAAGTCGTAAACCTCCACCAGTTACTGGAGATCAGGAAAATCTAAGCAAGTCGAAAGTGAGCCCAGATGAAAAGTCCCATGAAACGCAGGAGGGCACTACAAGAACTAGAATGCCTAACGTGACCGAGAGAAGTCGTAGTAGGGCAACCAACTCGGAAGTAAAGCTGATAGGGGAGCCTGAACAAAATTTGAGCAGAAAAGAATTagaacaaagagagaagggaAGAATGACTATTGGTGAAGAAGGGATTTCTGGAAGTAAGTTTGAGTTCCCTAGTAGTAGTAACAAGGTCATGGCACAAAGGAGAACTAACAGCAAAGGTAGATCCTCCAGATAG
- the LOC131314478 gene encoding BTB/POZ domain-containing protein At5g47800 isoform X1 gives MKFMKLGTRPDTFYTEEAARTVVSDVSSDLIIKINNITYHLHKLQHQLLPKCGLLQRICSDSEDSNSVTLELHDIPGGEDAFELCAKFCYGITINLSAHNTVPAFCAAKFLRMTESVEKGNLVLKLEAFFNSCILEGWKDVVVALQSTGKLPEWSENLGITRRCIDSVIEKILTPPTKVTWSYTYTRPGYSRKQHQLAPKDWWTEDVSDLDIDLFRCIITAVRSANILSPQLIGEALHVYASRWLPNTSKSQPPESSASQTEDVEKKQRILETIANMIPGDRESVSVGFLLRLLSIANFLGASPVTKGELIRRSCVQLEEATMTDLLFPSHSSSGGHFYDVDLVGGVLQSFLVQQRRQHTGEEGGQSLRLIRKVGKLIDSYLQVIARDVNLPVSKVVTLAQALPEIARPDHDDLYKTINIYLKAHPDLAKPEKKQLCSILDCQKLSPEVRAHAVRNERLPLRTVVQVLFFEQERGSGSTSRKPPPVTGDQENLSKSKVSPDEKSHETQEGTTRTRMPNVTERSRSRATNSEVKLIGEPEQNLSRKELEQREKGRMTIGEEGISGSKFEFPSSSNKVMAQRRTNSKGRSSR, from the exons ATGAAGTTTATGAAACTTGGGACGAGGCCAGACACGTTCTATACAGAAGAGGCTGCTAG GACAGTGGTTTCAGATGTTTCCAGTGATCTCATCATAAAAATCAACAATATCACTTACCATCTCCATAAG TTGCAGCACCAACTTCTTCCAAAATGCGGCCTCTTACAAAGAATTTGCTCAGATTCTGAAGATTCCAACAGTGTTACTCTGGAGCTTCATGATATTCCTGGAGGTGAAGATGCTTTTGAACTTTGTGCTAAGTTTTGCTACGGGATCACAATCAATCTCAGCGCGCACAATACTGTACCTGCATTTTGTGCTGCTAAATTTCTTCGAATGACTGAATCAGTTGAGAAAGGAAATCTTGTGCTAAAACTCGAGGCCTTCTTCAATTCGTGCATTCTAGAAGGTTGGAAAGACGTCGTTGTTGCCCTGCAAAGTACTGGGAAGTTACCCGAGTGGTCAGAAAATCTTGGCATCACAAGGAGGTGCATCGACTCGGTCATTGAAAAAATACTCACACCACCAACAAAG GTGACATGGTCCTACACGTACACTAGACCGGGGTATTCTAGAAAACAGCACCAACTTGCGCCGAAGGATTGGTGGACAGAAGACGTATCTGATCTTGACATAGACTTGTTCCGATGCATTATTACTGCCGTTAGATCAGCAAACATTCTGTCACCACAGCTAATTGGTGAAGCATTGCATGTGTATGCCAGCCGGTGGCTACCAAACACTTCAAAGAGTCAGCCTCCAGAGAGTTCAGCTTCTCAAACTGAAGATGTGGAAAAGAAACAGCGAATCCTCGAGACCATTGCAAACATGATTCCGGGAGATAGGGAATCAGTTTCTGTTGGATTCTTGCTGAGGCTACTTAGCATAGCGAATTTTTTGGGGGCGTCTCCAGTAACGAAGGGAGAACTTATTAGGCGATCTTGTGTGCAGCTTGAGGAGGCAACAATGACTGACCTTTTATTTCCTTCACACTCTTCTTCCGGCGGGCATTTTTATGATGTTGACTTGGTTGGAGGAGTGTTGCAAAGTTTTCTGGTGCAACAGAGAAGGCAACATACTGGAGAAGAGGGCGGCCAATCCTTGAGGTTGATTCGGAAGGTTGGAAAGCTCATTGACTCGTATCTTCAAGTCATCGCAAGAGATGTCAATTTGCCAGTATCTAAAGTGGTGACTCTGGCACAAGCTTTGCCGGAAATCGCTCGGCCTGACCATGATGACCTTtacaaaacaattaacattTACCTAAAG GCGCATCCTGATTTGGCAAAGCCAGAGAAAAAGCAGCTCTGTAGCATTCTAGATTGCCAAAAGCTATCCCCAGAAGTACGTGCCCACGCAGTGAGGAACGAGCGGCTACCCTTGAGAACAGTGGTTCAAGTCCTCTTCTTCGAACAAGAAAGAGGCAGTGGATCAACAAGTCGTAAACCTCCACCAGTTACTGGAGATCAGGAAAATCTAAGCAAGTCGAAAGTGAGCCCAGATGAAAAGTCCCATGAAACGCAGGAGGGCACTACAAGAACTAGAATGCCTAACGTGACCGAGAGAAGTCGTAGTAGGGCAACCAACTCGGAAGTAAAGCTGATAGGGGAGCCTGAACAAAATTTGAGCAGAAAAGAATTagaacaaagagagaagggaAGAATGACTATTGGTGAAGAAGGGATTTCTGGAAGTAAGTTTGAGTTCCCTAGTAGTAGTAACAAGGTCATGGCACAAAGGAGAACTAACAGCAAAGGTAGATCCTCCAGATAG
- the LOC131314478 gene encoding BTB/POZ domain-containing protein At5g47800 isoform X2, producing MKFMKLGTRPDTFYTEEAARTVVSDVSSDLIIKINNITYHLHKHQLLPKCGLLQRICSDSEDSNSVTLELHDIPGGEDAFELCAKFCYGITINLSAHNTVPAFCAAKFLRMTESVEKGNLVLKLEAFFNSCILEGWKDVVVALQSTGKLPEWSENLGITRRCIDSVIEKILTPPTKVTWSYTYTRPGYSRKQHQLAPKDWWTEDVSDLDIDLFRCIITAVRSANILSPQLIGEALHVYASRWLPNTSKSQPPESSASQTEDVEKKQRILETIANMIPGDRESVSVGFLLRLLSIANFLGASPVTKGELIRRSCVQLEEATMTDLLFPSHSSSGGHFYDVDLVGGVLQSFLVQQRRQHTGEEGGQSLRLIRKVGKLIDSYLQVIARDVNLPVSKVVTLAQALPEIARPDHDDLYKTINIYLKAHPDLAKPEKKQLCSILDCQKLSPEVRAHAVRNERLPLRTVVQVLFFEQERGSGSTSRKPPPVTGDQENLSKSKVSPDEKSHETQEGTTRTRMPNVTERSRSRATNSEVKLIGEPEQNLSRKELEQREKGRMTIGEEGISGSKFEFPSSSNKVMAQRRTNSKGRSSR from the exons ATGAAGTTTATGAAACTTGGGACGAGGCCAGACACGTTCTATACAGAAGAGGCTGCTAG GACAGTGGTTTCAGATGTTTCCAGTGATCTCATCATAAAAATCAACAATATCACTTACCATCTCCATAAG CACCAACTTCTTCCAAAATGCGGCCTCTTACAAAGAATTTGCTCAGATTCTGAAGATTCCAACAGTGTTACTCTGGAGCTTCATGATATTCCTGGAGGTGAAGATGCTTTTGAACTTTGTGCTAAGTTTTGCTACGGGATCACAATCAATCTCAGCGCGCACAATACTGTACCTGCATTTTGTGCTGCTAAATTTCTTCGAATGACTGAATCAGTTGAGAAAGGAAATCTTGTGCTAAAACTCGAGGCCTTCTTCAATTCGTGCATTCTAGAAGGTTGGAAAGACGTCGTTGTTGCCCTGCAAAGTACTGGGAAGTTACCCGAGTGGTCAGAAAATCTTGGCATCACAAGGAGGTGCATCGACTCGGTCATTGAAAAAATACTCACACCACCAACAAAG GTGACATGGTCCTACACGTACACTAGACCGGGGTATTCTAGAAAACAGCACCAACTTGCGCCGAAGGATTGGTGGACAGAAGACGTATCTGATCTTGACATAGACTTGTTCCGATGCATTATTACTGCCGTTAGATCAGCAAACATTCTGTCACCACAGCTAATTGGTGAAGCATTGCATGTGTATGCCAGCCGGTGGCTACCAAACACTTCAAAGAGTCAGCCTCCAGAGAGTTCAGCTTCTCAAACTGAAGATGTGGAAAAGAAACAGCGAATCCTCGAGACCATTGCAAACATGATTCCGGGAGATAGGGAATCAGTTTCTGTTGGATTCTTGCTGAGGCTACTTAGCATAGCGAATTTTTTGGGGGCGTCTCCAGTAACGAAGGGAGAACTTATTAGGCGATCTTGTGTGCAGCTTGAGGAGGCAACAATGACTGACCTTTTATTTCCTTCACACTCTTCTTCCGGCGGGCATTTTTATGATGTTGACTTGGTTGGAGGAGTGTTGCAAAGTTTTCTGGTGCAACAGAGAAGGCAACATACTGGAGAAGAGGGCGGCCAATCCTTGAGGTTGATTCGGAAGGTTGGAAAGCTCATTGACTCGTATCTTCAAGTCATCGCAAGAGATGTCAATTTGCCAGTATCTAAAGTGGTGACTCTGGCACAAGCTTTGCCGGAAATCGCTCGGCCTGACCATGATGACCTTtacaaaacaattaacattTACCTAAAG GCGCATCCTGATTTGGCAAAGCCAGAGAAAAAGCAGCTCTGTAGCATTCTAGATTGCCAAAAGCTATCCCCAGAAGTACGTGCCCACGCAGTGAGGAACGAGCGGCTACCCTTGAGAACAGTGGTTCAAGTCCTCTTCTTCGAACAAGAAAGAGGCAGTGGATCAACAAGTCGTAAACCTCCACCAGTTACTGGAGATCAGGAAAATCTAAGCAAGTCGAAAGTGAGCCCAGATGAAAAGTCCCATGAAACGCAGGAGGGCACTACAAGAACTAGAATGCCTAACGTGACCGAGAGAAGTCGTAGTAGGGCAACCAACTCGGAAGTAAAGCTGATAGGGGAGCCTGAACAAAATTTGAGCAGAAAAGAATTagaacaaagagagaagggaAGAATGACTATTGGTGAAGAAGGGATTTCTGGAAGTAAGTTTGAGTTCCCTAGTAGTAGTAACAAGGTCATGGCACAAAGGAGAACTAACAGCAAAGGTAGATCCTCCAGATAG